One window of Cucurbita pepo subsp. pepo cultivar mu-cu-16 chromosome LG19, ASM280686v2, whole genome shotgun sequence genomic DNA carries:
- the LOC111782244 gene encoding trihelix transcription factor ASIL2-like: MGDMTDSLTPSSGHSRPIPVREDCWSQEATSTLIDFWGRRFVELNRGNLRQKDWQDVAEAVNALHGHSKKTHRTDVQCKNRIDTIKKKYKNEKARVSASNGSLTSSWPFYDRLDVLIGSNVSLKKPSTSMSPSPPMVRPLSYRKAPPSGTANAVSVAIPQKRPLAVVDGGHFRRNYSAMAAAAAATEAEEEEEEEEEEEEEEEEAEADAEERGIEEEEEGEGGGMRRLAEAIERFGKMYERVEAEKLRQMVELEKQRMQFAKDLEVQRMQMFTETQVQLERIKRGKKSGSNDIYG; the protein is encoded by the coding sequence ATGGGCGACATGACAGATTCCTTGACACCGTCGTCTGGCCACTCCCGACCCATACCCGTTCGTGAAGACTGCTGGAGCCAGGAGGCTACCTCCACTCTCATCGACTTTTGGGGTCGCCGTTTTGTCGAGCTCAACCGGGGGAATCTCCGTCAGAAGGATTGGCAGGATGTGGCTGAAGCGGTCAATGCCCTCCATGGTCACTCCAAGAAGACTCACCGTACTGACGTCCAGTGCAAAAACCGAATCGATACCATTAAGAAGAAGTACAAGAACGAGAAGGCTAGAGTTTCCGCTTCCAACGGATCCCTAACCTCCTCTTGGCCCTTTTACGATCGCCTCGATGTTCTTATCGGATCTAATGTTTCTCTTAAAAAGCCATCCACCTCCATGTCTCCATCTCCGCCGATGGTCCGTCCTCTTTCCTACCGGAAAGCGCCGCCTTCGGGGACTGCAAATGCGGTTTCTGTGGCGATTCCGCAGAAGCGGCCATTGGCAGTGGTGGATGGGGGGCATTTTCGCAGGAATTATTCGGCTATGGCTGCAGCAGCTGCTGCTACAGAagcagaggaggaggaggaagaggaagaggaggaggaagaggaggaggaggaggcggaAGCAGATGCGGAGGAGAGGGGTattgaggaggaggaggagggagaAGGAGGGGGTATGAGAAGGTTGGCCGAAGCAATAGAGAGATTTGGGAAGATGTATGAAAGGGTGGAAGCAGAGAAGTTAAGGCAGATGGTGGAATTAGAGAAGCAGAGAATGCAGTTTGCAAAGGACTTGGAGGTGCAGCGAATGCAGATGTTCACGGAAACTCAAGTTCAACTCGAGAGGATCAAGCGTGGAAAGAAATCAGGTTCCAATG
- the LOC111782242 gene encoding peroxisome biogenesis protein 7: MPVFKTPFNGYSVKFSPFYESRIAVATAQNFGILGNGRLHVLDLNPAGPISEHIAFDTADGVYDVSWSESHDSLLVAAVADGSVKLYDLALPPTSNPIRSFHEHTREVHSADYNPVRRDSFLTSSWDDTSKLWTLDRPTSVRTFKEHAYCVYSSVWNPRHGDVFASASGDCTVRIWDVREPSSTMIIPAHDFEVLSCDWNKYDDCCIATASVDKSIRVWDVRSYRTPVSVLNGHGYAVRKVKFSPHRQGLLASCSYDMTVCLWDYMMEDALVGRYDHHTEFAVGIDMSVLVEGLLASTGWDEHVFVWQHGTDPRAP, encoded by the coding sequence ATGCCCGTCTTTAAAACCCCCTTCAATGGCTACTCTGTCAAGTTCAGCCCCTTTTACGAGTCCCGTATCGCCGTCGCCACTGCCCAAAATTTTGGAATTCTCGGCAATGGTCGCCTTCACGTCCTCGATCTCAATCCCGCCGGCCCCATCTCCGAGCACATCGCCTTTGACACCGCCGACGGAGTCTACGACGTCTCTTGGTCCGAATCTCACGACTCCCTTCTTGTCGCCGCCGTTGCCGATGGCTCTGTCAAGCTCTATGACCTCGCTCTTCCTCCCACATCTAATCCCATTCGATCCTTCCACGAACATACTCGTGAGGTTCACTCTGCTGACTACAACCCTGTTCGTCGCGACTCCTTTTTGACTTCCTCTTGGGACGATACCAGCAAGCTCTGGACCCTTGACCGTCCCACCAGCGTCCGAACCTTCAAAGAGCATGCCTATTGCGTCTATTCTTCGGTATGGAACCCTCGCCACGGCGATGTGTTCGCTTCAGCCTCTGGCGATTGCACCGTACGCATCTGGGATGTGCGTGAACCATCCTCCACCATGATAATTCCAGCTCATGATTTCGAAGTTCTATCTTGCGATTGGAATAAGTACGACGATTGTTGTATTGCTACGGCTTCGGTCGATAAATCGATTAGGGTATGGGATGTGAGGAGCTACAGGACCCCGGTTTCTGTTTTGAATGGCCATGGATATGCAGTTAGGAAAGTGAAATTCTCCCCGCATCGGCAGGGTTTGCTAGCGTCCTGCTCGTACGATATGACTGTGTGTTTGTGGGATTACATGATGGAGGATGCTCTTGTTGGGAGATATGATCATCACACAGAATTCGCCGTCGGAATTGATATGAGCGTGCTTGTTGAGGGGCTGCTTGCTAGCACTGGATGGGACGAACATGTTTTTGTATGGCAGCATGGGACTGATCCAAGAGCCCCatga